A single Lactuca sativa cultivar Salinas chromosome 8, Lsat_Salinas_v11, whole genome shotgun sequence DNA region contains:
- the LOC111896056 gene encoding receptor-like protein 47, with product MGNWRGLGFHLIFVCVFLFAATYTCLGVGNVSVICSEKERVALLNFKHSIQDPFEMLSSWVGNECCMWERIQCDGVTGNVQRLHLKGDDYCLLVGNKVSSSLAELRHLKYLDLSQNYFQGSRIPEFIGSLKQLTYLNLSDADFQGIIPPRIGNLSNLKVLDLSSNHHENFLKADDMAWAFGLSSLELLNLSYVDLSGAQNWDMMLHMIPSLKELSLSHCRLSNVNLGPFLNSSRILPNIKHLDLGYNSFKGPLPFLLQNMTSLTFLSLSGFNLSLLAWNFPNLLSMIPSLSELHMSGCGLDKTHLSSPHLNYSTLSNIQHLDLSDNPLGSIFPSVLTNMSSLEVLDLSDTMLNSSLPILPKLLVLHLSSNKFKQIEHVGIWRQCHLKRLSVTYNEFDMEMTDSPKNASECSIYALELLELSWSLNGRIPETLGRLANLRHLDLSYNRMTGSIPESVTGLRFLQVLDLSENQLTGPIPEFLGNLTQLDLSSNQLNGSIPESLGKLAALTYLDLGSNLLDGIIPVSIGQLAKLRTLSIYNNSLEGAVTEAHFANLSVLKLLEMSKLTFNVSRGWIPPFQLISLSLSSCNIGNGFPQWLRHQRKLQILELSNATLSGPLPTWLRKMPIIFLDLSHNKLSGSLKNLPNAGNGDVYGLLHVLLLEYNLFSGSIPRSLCRRTDLKGLDLSRNMLSGKIPNCMGNLQGLVIMSISSNQLSGAIPSSIALISSLFWLNLNKNNFTGEVPPELGNLQGLGVLDLGDNKLYGNIPNWIGKKLTSLVVLRLHKNNFTGRIPPSLCKNSNLQILDLAYNNLTGTIPRCVGNLNGMVVSHSIYESYLNFDSDKNVIQVMKGVDLEYTTTWSMVYNMDLSSNKLEGEIPVELTTLSMLVGLNLSNNHLRGGIPESIGNMMNLETLDFSKNELSGRIPSSMAALTFLSHLNLSHNNLSGQIPIGNQLQTLIDDPSIYAGNKHLCGPPLQNTCSNHQDSTITTSKKKHKAADEKMEVWLFYVDIMSGFGTGFWGVIGVLMFKKQWRHKLFMFAEETMDKIYVAVVVRVAKFKRGRE from the coding sequence ATGGGGAATTGGAGGGGTTTGGGTTTCCATCTCATTTTCGTATGTGTGTTTTTGTTTGCAGCCACATATACTTGTTTGGGGGTTGGAAATGTTAGTGTCATTTGCTCTGAGAAAGAGAGAGTTGCTCTTCTCAACTTCAAACACAGTATCCAAGATCCTTTTGAAATGTTGTCATCATGGGTTGGAAATGAGTGTTGCATGTGGGAACGAATCCAGTGTGATGGTGTCACTGGAAATGTTCAACGCCTTCATCTCAAAGGAGATGACTACTGCCTCTTAGTCGGTAATAAGGTGAGCTCTTCTTTGGCAGAGTTGAGGCATCTCAAATACCTCGACTTGAGTCAGAATTATTTTCAAGGAAGTCGGATCCCTGAGTTCATTGGATCATTGAAACAGCTGACCTACCTCAATCTCTCTGATGCTGATTTTCAAGGTATTATTCCTCCTCGCATTGGAAATCTTTCTAATTTAAAGGTTCTTGATCTCAGTTCAAACCATCATGAAAACTTTCTGAAGGCAGATGATATGGCATGGGCTTTTGGCCTTTCGTCACTCGAGCTTCTCAACTTGAGTTATGTGGATCTTAGTGGAGCACAAAACTGGGACATGATGCTTCACATGATTCCCTCCTTAAAAGAGTTAAGTTTGTCACATTGTAGACTTTCCAATGTTAATCTTGGTCCTTTTCTTAATTCCAGTAGAATACTTCCTAATATAAAACACCTCGATCTTGGCTACAATTCTTTCAAAGGTCCACTCCCCTTCCTTCTTCAAAACATGACATCCCTAACATTCCTCAGTCTTTCTGGATTTAATCTTAGTTTATTGGCATGGAACTTTCCAAACCTACTAAGCATGATCCCTTCTTTGTCAGAGCTTCATATGTCAGGTTGTGGGCTGGATAAGACGCATCTATCTTCTCCACATCTTAATTACAGTACACTTTCTAACATCCAACACCTCGATCTTAGCGATAATCCACTTGGAAGCATATTTCCATCTGTATTGACAAACATGAGCTCCCTAGAAGTCCTTGACCTTTCAGATACCATGTTGAATTCATCTCTTCCTATTCTGCCTAAACTTCTAGTCCTTCATCTTTCTAGTAACAAGTTTAAGCAAATTGAGCATGTTGGTATCTGGAGACAGTGCCACCTGAAACGATTAAGTGTAACATATAATGAGTTTGATATGGAAATGACTGACTCACCAAAAAATGCATCGGAGTGCTCCATATATGCTTTGGAGTTGCTGGAATTAAGTTGGAGTTTAAATGGTAGAATTCCAGAAACACTTGGAAGACTGGCGAATTTAAGACACCTTGATCTATCGTACAACAGAATGACTGGTTCAATCCCTGAATCTGTAACAGGATTAAGATTTTTACAAGTACTTGATCTATCTGAAAACCAGTTGACTGGTCCCATTCCAGAATTCCTTGGGAATCTTACCCAACTTGACCTTTCTTCTAACCAATTGAATGGTTCAATTCCAGAATCCCTTGGAAAATTAGCAGCTTTAACATATTTGGATCTAGGATCTAATTTATTAGACGGGATTATTCCAGTTTCGATTGGGCAACTTGCCAAACTCCGTACTCTCTCTATCTATAACAATTCTTTAGAAGGAGCGGTTACCGAAGCCCATTTTGCTAATCTTTCAGTGTTGAAGCTCTTGGAAATGAGTAAGCTGACATTCAATGTTTCACGTGGGTGGATACCTCCATTCCAGTTGATATCTCTTAGTCTCAGCTCTTGCAATATCGGGAATGGATTTCCGCAGTGGCTTCGACATCAGAGGAAACTTCAAATCTTAGAGTTGTCCAATGCTACACTTTCGGGGCCGCTGCCCACATGGCTGCGGAAGATGCCCATCATTTTCTTAGATCTCTCTCACAACAAACTCAGCGGATCTTTGAAAAACCTTCCTAATGCAGGAAATGGTGATGTATATGGGCTTTTACATGTATTACTTCTGGAATATAACCTTTTCAGTGGGTCAATTCCAAGGTCATTATGCAGAAGAACAGATTTGAAAGGGCTTGATCTTTCAAGAAACATGTTAAGTGGGAAAATTCCCAACTGTATGGGGAATCTGCAGGGTTTGGTTATCATGAGTATAAGCTCAAATCAGCTCTCTGGTGCCATTCCTAGCTCAATTGCTCTTATTTCATCATTATTTTGGTTAAATTTGAACAAAAATAACTTTACTGGTGAAGTTCCTCCAGAATTAGGGAATCTACAAGGTTTGGGAGTCTTAGATTTGGGTGACAATAAATTATATGGAAATATACCCAATTGGATAGGGAAAAAACTTACATCTTTGGTGGTTTTGAGGTTACACAAAAACAACTTCACTGGTAGAATTCCTCCATCTCTTTGCAAAAATTCAAATCTTCAAATTTTGGATCTTGCATACAACAACTTAACCGGAACCATCCCTCGTTGTGTAGGAAACTTAAATGGCATGGTTGTGAGTCACTCGATATATGAGAGTTATTTAAATTTCGATTCTGATAAGAATGTGATTCAGGTCATGAAAGGTGTTGATCTTGAATATACAACAACTTGGAGTATGGTTTATAACATGGACCTTTCAAGCAATAAACTTGAGGGAGAAATACCGGTCGAGCTAACTACACTTTCTATGTTGGTGGGTCTGAATCTGTCTAATAATCATCTGAGAGGGGGTATTCCAGAGAGCATTGGAAACATGATGAATTTGGAAACTCTTGATTTCTCAAAAAACGAGTTGAGCGGGAGGATCCCTTCAAGCATGGCGGCTTTGACTTTTTTGAGCCATTTgaatttgtcacacaacaacttgtCGGGTCAAATTCCAATAGGAAATCAACTGCAGACGCTTATTGATGATCCATCAATATATGCTGGGAACAAACATCTATGTGGACCTCCATTGCAAAACACTTGCTCAAATCATCAAGATTCAACAATAACAACAAGCAAGAAGAAACACAAAGCAGCTGATGAGAAGATGGAGGTATGGTTGTTTTATGTGGATATAATGAGTGGTTTTGGAACAGGGTTTTGGGGTGTTATTGGAGTTCTGATGTTCAAGAAGCAGTGGAGACACAAACTTTTCATGTTTGCTGAGGAAACCATGGATAAGATATACGTTGCAGTTGTGGTAAGAGTTGCCAAGTTCAAGAGAGGAAGAGAATAG